From Sulfuracidifex tepidarius, one genomic window encodes:
- a CDS encoding 30S ribosomal protein S9 — translation MSQSETIISYGRRKMASARCYLKKGKGRVFFNDIPIDIYPNEMIRLKIIEPLMLAGDNVRGTLDCWIYTAGGGMMGQADAGRMALARALVKYTESDELKNIYRAYDRTMLAGDPRSTESEKWMRYSARRWRQKAYR, via the coding sequence ATGAGCCAATCCGAAACTATAATATCATACGGAAGAAGGAAGATGGCATCTGCTAGGTGCTACTTAAAGAAAGGTAAAGGAAGAGTATTCTTTAACGATATACCCATTGATATATATCCTAATGAGATGATCAGGTTAAAGATAATAGAACCATTGATGTTGGCAGGAGATAACGTAAGAGGAACTCTTGATTGCTGGATTTACACTGCTGGAGGGGGAATGATGGGTCAAGCAGACGCTGGAAGGATGGCATTGGCCAGAGCTTTGGTCAAATACACTGAAAGCGACGAACTTAAGAATATATATAGGGCTTATGACAGAACCATGCTTGCTGGAGATCCCAGATCAACAGAGTCAGAGAAGTGGATGAGATATAGTGCAAGGAGATGGAGGCAGAAAGCGTACAGGTGA
- a CDS encoding amino acid kinase family protein: MGSSGGIAYRIVKIGGSAITCKDVPYCFKVSAAKEIAKQIVKATYHGIAPILIHGGGSFGHYEASIVDERTVPRTSHAMLTLNFLVNSLLIKSGLNTYPVPGKFFTVDVTKSIIRQGMIPLIFGDILPEGKVISGDDIAVTLARELDLGIVFVTDVEGILNQGRIMDCVDNDKAFPVMKTVNPDVTGGILEKVRKILRAEVDAVITSYRDENILRAMRGERVGTRVGKCG, encoded by the coding sequence GTGGGATCTTCAGGGGGCATCGCTTATAGAATTGTCAAGATAGGCGGGAGTGCGATAACTTGTAAGGATGTACCTTACTGTTTCAAGGTCAGTGCGGCGAAAGAGATAGCTAAACAGATTGTCAAAGCTACCTACCATGGTATCGCCCCGATTCTCATTCATGGTGGGGGAAGCTTTGGGCATTATGAAGCTTCAATTGTGGATGAAAGAACTGTGCCCAGAACTAGTCACGCAATGCTGACTCTAAATTTCCTGGTGAACTCCCTGTTGATAAAGAGTGGTCTCAACACTTATCCCGTCCCTGGGAAGTTCTTTACTGTAGACGTGACAAAGTCAATAATTAGACAAGGGATGATCCCTCTTATCTTTGGGGATATCTTGCCAGAAGGTAAGGTAATTTCAGGCGATGACATAGCAGTAACTCTAGCCAGAGAACTAGACCTAGGTATCGTCTTCGTCACTGACGTAGAGGGAATTCTAAACCAAGGCAGAATAATGGATTGCGTGGATAACGACAAAGCCTTTCCAGTAATGAAGACTGTTAACCCTGATGTTACCGGAGGAATTCTTGAGAAGGTGAGGAAAATACTCAGAGCCGAAGTGGATGCCGTGATAACTAGCTACAGAGATGAAAATATATTACGTGCAATGAGAGGAGAAAGGGTAGGTACAAGAGTGGGTAAATGTGGTTGA
- a CDS encoding putative integrase translates to MHQKENKYYVYKADDRHIDNEKERYVDPSNGLGKSCKELKKSGICMSQKRQREDSNLRPSG, encoded by the coding sequence ATACATCAAAAAGAGAACAAGTATTACGTTTACAAGGCAGATGACAGGCATATTGATAACGAAAAGGAACGTTACGTAGATCCTTCAAATGGTCTGGGGAAATCTTGCAAAGAATTAAAGAAGAGTGGGATATGTATGTCCCAAAAGCGCCAGAGGGAGGACTCGAACCTCCGACCGTCCGGTTAA
- the gds gene encoding geranylgeranyl diphosphate synthase, whose translation MLQDYFNEVINQVNKTIEKYLSNAPSGTSSLYEASKHLFSAGGKRLRPLILVSSCDFLGGDRSRAILAGSAIETLHTFTLIHDDIMDHDFLRRGLPTVHVKWGESMAILAGDLLHAKAFEMLNDSLEGVNETLHYEVMKTFINSIVVVSEGQAMDMQFEGRNDVTEEDYLEMVKKKTAYLIATSSKIGSLIGGAGPDVADKFFHFGIYLGIAFQIVDDIIGITSDEAELGKPLFSDIREGKRTLLVIRTLKEAESRELEVLKQVLGNKNASTDQLKEASQIVKKHSLEYAYSLAEEYRSRAISSLDGIQPRNQEAYEALKFVSEFTLKRKK comes from the coding sequence ATGTTACAAGACTACTTCAATGAAGTGATAAATCAAGTGAACAAGACAATTGAGAAGTATCTTTCTAACGCTCCGTCAGGCACTTCTTCTCTATACGAAGCTTCCAAACATCTCTTTTCCGCCGGAGGAAAGAGACTTAGGCCTTTGATCCTGGTCTCGTCTTGTGATTTCCTAGGAGGAGATCGTTCTAGAGCAATACTTGCAGGCTCAGCAATAGAGACCCTTCACACGTTTACCCTCATACATGATGATATAATGGATCATGACTTTTTGAGGAGAGGCCTTCCTACAGTTCATGTAAAGTGGGGAGAGTCAATGGCTATATTAGCAGGAGATCTCCTGCACGCTAAGGCATTTGAAATGCTGAACGACTCGTTAGAAGGCGTCAATGAGACCCTCCATTACGAAGTGATGAAAACTTTCATTAACTCAATAGTTGTGGTCTCAGAAGGGCAAGCTATGGATATGCAGTTTGAAGGTAGAAACGATGTAACTGAAGAGGACTACTTAGAGATGGTGAAGAAGAAGACTGCATACTTAATAGCTACGTCATCAAAGATAGGTTCCTTAATAGGAGGAGCTGGCCCAGATGTGGCTGACAAGTTCTTTCATTTCGGTATTTACCTAGGCATAGCGTTCCAGATAGTAGACGATATAATAGGGATAACCTCGGATGAGGCTGAGCTAGGTAAGCCTCTTTTCAGTGATATAAGGGAAGGGAAGAGAACTTTGTTGGTAATAAGGACTCTAAAAGAGGCCGAGTCAAGAGAGCTCGAAGTTCTGAAACAAGTTCTGGGGAATAAAAATGCATCCACAGACCAGCTCAAAGAGGCGTCCCAAATAGTAAAGAAACACTCTCTGGAATACGCTTATTCTCTAGCTGAAGAATACAGATCTAGGGCTATTTCCAGTCTAGACGGAATTCAGCCTAGGAACCAGGAGGCTTATGAAGCTCTCAAGTTCGTATCGGAATTCACGCTGAAGAGGAAAAAGTGA
- the fni gene encoding type 2 isopentenyl-diphosphate Delta-isomerase, with amino-acid sequence MVENDVRHLINRKLEHVEVTVFGDVSRKTYTMLEDVTLVHQAFPGISLEEVNTKAKFLGFDVNAPIMVTGMTGGTPELGKFNGTIASVVEELGLVMGVGSERIVIENPSSEESFRIVRRNAPTSPLVANVGMPQISRGYGLRELEKIVSVIEANALAVHLNVAQEVFQPEGETDYQEEVLGKLKDLSSQMGIPIILKETGCGLSMETVRKFSSYGFHNFDVSGQGGTSWIAVEKIRGERRGNWKSKSASLFSSWGIPTAASVIETKWADPASFVVGSGGVRNGLDIAKAIALGADIGGFALPVLEASLEGRDAVKQFLSEVEFQVKVAMLMSGSRDVSSLKKAPIVILGSLKDWMESRGITFSTYDKVRKGGY; translated from the coding sequence GTGGTTGAAAATGACGTACGTCATCTTATAAACAGGAAGCTAGAGCACGTGGAAGTTACCGTATTCGGAGATGTGAGTAGAAAGACCTACACGATGCTTGAAGACGTTACTCTAGTTCATCAAGCTTTCCCTGGAATTTCGCTGGAGGAAGTGAACACTAAAGCTAAGTTCTTGGGGTTCGACGTGAACGCTCCAATCATGGTTACTGGGATGACTGGAGGGACGCCAGAACTGGGTAAGTTCAACGGAACTATCGCATCTGTGGTCGAAGAGCTTGGACTGGTCATGGGTGTTGGAAGTGAAAGAATAGTGATAGAGAACCCTTCTTCTGAAGAGTCCTTTAGGATAGTCAGGAGAAACGCTCCCACATCTCCTCTAGTTGCTAACGTTGGTATGCCTCAGATTTCGAGAGGATATGGCCTAAGGGAATTAGAGAAAATAGTTTCCGTAATAGAGGCTAACGCTTTGGCCGTACACTTGAACGTAGCTCAAGAGGTATTTCAACCAGAGGGGGAGACAGATTATCAGGAGGAAGTCCTGGGGAAATTGAAGGACCTCTCCTCTCAAATGGGAATCCCTATAATACTTAAGGAAACTGGATGCGGTCTCTCCATGGAAACTGTGAGGAAGTTCTCCAGCTATGGCTTTCATAACTTCGATGTTTCAGGACAAGGTGGGACAAGCTGGATAGCCGTGGAGAAGATTAGAGGAGAGAGAAGGGGAAATTGGAAATCAAAGAGTGCTTCTCTTTTCTCGTCATGGGGAATACCGACTGCTGCCTCAGTGATAGAGACTAAATGGGCAGACCCTGCTTCTTTCGTGGTGGGGAGTGGTGGTGTCAGGAATGGTCTCGATATAGCTAAGGCTATAGCTTTAGGGGCAGACATCGGAGGATTTGCCTTACCTGTTCTTGAAGCCTCTTTGGAGGGGAGAGACGCAGTGAAGCAGTTTCTTTCCGAAGTTGAGTTTCAGGTTAAAGTAGCGATGCTGATGTCTGGTTCCAGGGACGTTTCCTCTCTGAAGAAAGCCCCTATTGTTATACTTGGCAGTTTAAAGGATTGGATGGAGTCCAGAGGAATAACCTTTTCAACATACGATAAAGTGAGAAAAGGAGGATATTGA
- a CDS encoding DNA-directed RNA polymerase subunit N, whose translation MIIPVRCFTCGSLIADKWSIYASRVQAGENPGKVLDDLGVKRYCCRRMLLSHVNIIQEVINYTRPV comes from the coding sequence ATGATAATTCCAGTAAGGTGTTTCACCTGCGGGTCACTCATAGCTGATAAATGGTCGATCTATGCCAGCAGAGTCCAAGCTGGAGAGAACCCTGGTAAGGTGCTTGACGATCTGGGCGTAAAGAGGTACTGTTGTAGAAGGATGCTTCTTTCACACGTAAACATAATTCAGGAAGTAATTAATTATACCAGACCCGTATAA
- the rpsB gene encoding 30S ribosomal protein S2 — MSMRDEKGSQLSDAEKEELKLGEKGAVIELLVPLENYLSAGVHIGTHTSTKYMEKFVYRVRPEGLYVLDVRRIDERLRIAGKFLARFDPASIVVTATRPYAFRPSQKFAEVIGAKVITGRMIPGTFTNPYLESYIEPQVVVISDPRTDTQAIKEAADMGIPIVAFADTDAKIDFVDLVVPANNKGRKSLALLYWILARQILRERKEIAADADLPVSVDEFEVKLAQ; from the coding sequence ATGAGCATGAGAGATGAAAAAGGTTCTCAGCTTAGCGACGCTGAGAAGGAAGAGTTGAAGCTAGGAGAGAAAGGTGCAGTCATAGAATTACTTGTACCTCTTGAGAATTACCTTTCCGCCGGTGTTCACATAGGGACACACACCTCCACTAAGTACATGGAGAAGTTCGTTTATAGGGTGAGGCCTGAAGGACTTTACGTTCTTGATGTAAGGCGAATAGACGAAAGGCTTAGAATAGCTGGAAAATTCCTTGCCAGGTTCGATCCAGCCTCTATAGTCGTTACAGCCACCAGACCTTACGCGTTTAGACCTTCTCAAAAATTCGCTGAAGTAATAGGGGCTAAGGTAATCACAGGAAGAATGATACCCGGTACTTTCACTAATCCTTACCTCGAATCATATATAGAGCCACAAGTTGTCGTGATATCTGATCCTAGGACCGACACGCAAGCAATAAAAGAGGCAGCTGACATGGGAATACCTATCGTAGCTTTTGCAGATACTGACGCAAAGATAGACTTCGTTGATCTAGTAGTACCTGCAAACAATAAGGGAAGGAAGTCCTTAGCATTGTTATACTGGATACTAGCTAGGCAGATCCTGAGAGAGAGGAAGGAGATAGCAGCAGACGCTGATTTGCCTGTCTCTGTTGACGAATTCGAGGTGAAGCTAGCTCAATGA
- the amrB gene encoding AmmeMemoRadiSam system protein B yields MKRLPAVSGSFYESEPEQLKKRIEWSFLHPIGPGSLPSIGESKEKERLTPFFIVPHAGYIYSGPVAAHSFYHLAEEGKPELFIILGPDHNGLGSMASVWPEGEWETPLGKVEVDKEAVNFMLSNSDVLAPDEKAHIYEHSIEVQLPFIQNFFGSFKFVPISVTLQLPEISEKLADVIDAYIKESGKDIVVIASSDLNHYDPYDLTNKKDQLAIDRIVSMDYNGLYDTVVTKDVTMCGYSPVMVAMILASRRGKKAKILKHANSGDTSGDRSAVVGYLAAEFQ; encoded by the coding sequence ATGAAAAGGCTCCCAGCTGTATCTGGGAGTTTCTATGAGTCTGAACCAGAACAGTTAAAGAAAAGGATAGAGTGGTCTTTTCTACATCCTATAGGTCCTGGTTCTCTTCCTAGTATTGGAGAATCAAAGGAAAAGGAAAGACTAACTCCTTTTTTCATTGTCCCTCATGCAGGTTACATTTATAGCGGTCCAGTAGCAGCTCACTCCTTCTATCACCTTGCGGAGGAGGGTAAGCCAGAACTTTTCATAATACTCGGTCCAGATCACAATGGCTTGGGTTCCATGGCCTCTGTATGGCCAGAAGGTGAGTGGGAGACTCCTCTTGGCAAGGTGGAGGTAGATAAGGAAGCGGTAAATTTCATGCTTTCAAATTCTGACGTCTTAGCACCTGACGAGAAAGCTCATATTTATGAACACTCCATCGAGGTTCAACTTCCCTTTATTCAGAACTTCTTTGGGTCTTTCAAGTTCGTTCCAATTTCTGTCACGCTTCAACTTCCTGAAATCTCAGAGAAGCTTGCTGACGTAATAGACGCATATATTAAAGAGAGCGGAAAGGATATTGTTGTTATAGCAAGTAGCGATCTTAACCATTATGATCCATATGATCTTACGAACAAAAAGGATCAGCTTGCAATAGATAGAATAGTCTCCATGGACTACAACGGACTTTATGATACCGTAGTCACTAAAGATGTTACAATGTGTGGGTATTCCCCTGTAATGGTCGCAATGATTTTAGCTTCAAGGAGAGGAAAGAAAGCTAAGATACTGAAACATGCCAATTCAGGAGATACTTCAGGCGACAGATCAGCTGTAGTTGGTTACCTTGCCGCAGAGTTCCAGTAA
- a CDS encoding MraY family glycosyltransferase encodes MDLVIAIAVAFLGTFFSTRWVISEAMRRGFTGKDINKPDRREVAQLGGIAILVGFVAGSFTLMIALKSQEIIPAILLSALLIGFLGLVDDVFNVRQSLRAFLPIAAAVPLSLFSLGHSVISIPFIGLVNFGIVYYILIVPGALTITSNAFNMLEGLNGLGSGMGVIMLSTLAAIGLKSTGPTHIAGILALVTDFAFLAFLLFNKYPAKIFPGNIGTYLMGAIIGAIGIAGYMFTALALLYVPYVVEFVLKARTKFKGISFGKVREDGTLYWDSKPNSLTHVVMRLGNFKEYQVVTVLWGIEVVFATIAFILQTTVIT; translated from the coding sequence ATTGATCTAGTTATTGCTATAGCAGTAGCGTTTCTGGGGACTTTCTTCTCTACTAGATGGGTCATAAGTGAGGCCATGCGCAGAGGCTTCACTGGGAAAGATATCAACAAACCTGACAGAAGGGAAGTAGCTCAACTAGGAGGGATCGCGATACTAGTCGGTTTCGTGGCCGGGTCATTCACGCTCATGATAGCTTTGAAATCTCAAGAGATAATACCAGCAATACTACTTTCTGCACTTCTCATAGGTTTCTTGGGATTGGTCGACGACGTTTTCAACGTCAGGCAATCACTTAGAGCCTTCCTGCCTATTGCAGCAGCTGTACCTCTTTCTTTGTTTAGCTTAGGTCATTCAGTTATTTCAATACCGTTTATAGGACTGGTTAATTTTGGTATTGTGTATTATATCCTCATAGTTCCTGGTGCGTTGACTATAACTAGCAATGCCTTCAATATGTTAGAAGGTTTAAACGGTCTAGGTAGCGGAATGGGTGTGATAATGCTTTCCACCTTAGCCGCCATAGGTCTGAAGAGTACGGGTCCAACCCATATTGCAGGAATACTAGCTCTGGTGACCGACTTCGCCTTCTTAGCATTTCTTCTCTTCAATAAATATCCAGCAAAGATATTCCCTGGAAATATAGGCACTTACCTAATGGGTGCGATAATAGGAGCTATAGGGATAGCTGGCTACATGTTCACAGCCCTAGCTCTCCTTTACGTCCCTTATGTAGTAGAGTTCGTACTTAAAGCAAGGACTAAGTTTAAGGGAATTTCTTTCGGCAAAGTGAGAGAGGACGGTACTCTATATTGGGATTCTAAACCTAATTCCTTAACTCACGTTGTGATGAGGCTTGGTAATTTCAAGGAATACCAAGTTGTCACCGTACTATGGGGGATAGAGGTAGTTTTTGCGACAATTGCTTTCATACTGCAGACAACCGTAATAACGTAA